The Alnus glutinosa chromosome 10, dhAlnGlut1.1, whole genome shotgun sequence DNA window TGTCACGAAAAGCTGGCGCAGTGCGGCACTCTCTTTTTCTGCAATAGTCTCCTCGGCTTCCTTTTCCTGACTACGCACAGGTCTATCGCTCTTGACACCATAGAATAAGTCTTTTGCCATATggtgtagtttttctttttgaaataactTCATAGTCAAAACAGTTGTTTTCCCAGTACCTCGGCCAAGTATAAAGGTACTTCTACAAAAAAGGATTATATCCAACTCTTGTTCAGTTACTTCAAATGGAAGATCCAATTCAACAGCATCATGATTAGAAAGCAAGTGGCCAACTACACCTGGTGATAAGGAGTAGAATTTCATCAGCATCAAACTCTCACTAACCTGTACATTCGCAACATAACTTCTACCATCAGAAGTAGAACCACTTAGATCAATCTCATTTTCACTGCTATCAAGATTTTTCATCCTGACAATATCAAAAGAACATGACCAACTCTTTGGAACTTCCAAATTCCTACGCAAAAACAAtgtaaaaaaaagtttaagctaattaGAATGTCAAATATAAAGAAGAGATGCTCGCAATTTTAAAAGATCCAAATAAGGCAtcatttaagttttaaaatttagcATACAAAAATACTAGAATGAAAAAGAACATACATACCCCTCCAAACATCTCTCTTTGCAGTGATTAATACAGTCATCTGTATGTTTTCCAAACAAACTCTCAAGACGTTTGATTAATTTTGGAATATCACACGTAGGTAATATATCCCAGATCTTCAAAACTTGATAGTACCTAAATTCTGCCACCACGTCGCTCCAATCTTTTGCTATATCATTTGCACAAACAACATAAAGACCTTTAACCTTAAATTGCTGTAAAATCTGTGAAGAACCTCCACATATGGGATCTACATGCTTCCTCTTGGGTCTCCATCCGCTAGAAAGTTTAACTAGAAGTTGTATAACTAATATCTTTGTCTGTACAGACTTCAGTTTTTGAAATGACTTCAGAAAGTTATCACTAAAAAGAACCTGTTGAAATTGAGTACAAAAGTTATAATAAAaagactacaaaaaaaaaaatttaaacaagaatATTAAAATTGCCACTTATAGAagttacaaatataaatatgttgCATGAAAAGAATAACTATTGAACACCAAGTACCTTCCACCTAGCACTTCTGAAAAGTATGCTATCCCCATTGAACAAATCGTCAAATTGTTCAAACTCTTTCTTCACATCCAATATTGCTTTGGTCAAATCATGATCTTCATCGGCATTAAAGAAACATTGGCGATTCTTAGCATCATGGACTAAGGCTTCCCAATCAGATTCACTATTACACAGGGCTCTTTCATTTCCCAAAATCCATAGACAGTGCCTAAAGGTATTATAGGGCCAATTATTATTCACCGCACTTGTTAAAATGGAAGCAAAAGCAAACTTATCAAAAGAGTTCAGCATAAGTATTACCTAGCCCTTGTAAGAGCAACATTAGTTCTCTGCGGATTTGATACGAACCCAATTGATCGATAACTATTACATCTTACcgttgatattattattatgtccTCTTCCCCACCCTGGAACCCATCAACTGATTTAACCTTCACTGCAAACCCATCAAGGTTATCATACTTCGGTCCAAGTCTCTCTTGAATTGCAACTACTTGGGCAGCGTAAGGAGATATAACACCAACGCTGAGTTTCTGTTCCGAACCACCCCAAGCTGTATTCAGAGCAAATGACAAaagagggaaaaagaagaagaagaagaagttaattAAAGTTTTAACCGTTTAAATTCAGACAAAAGAGGGAAAGAATGTGATACTTCAATTGAGTAACCTTTGTATAATTTCAGCAGTATTTTCATAACAACAGCAACCTCAACCATGTTCCTTCTACTACGCCCAACATcatccttctcttctcttccacctactatatttataaaagaataGGGACCAAACATTGGCCAGGAAAGATAGTGATTTTcgtggttttttcttttaacatttgGAGAATCTAAGATCTGATTGtgataaaatttcaaacttgGGAAGAAACTTATGGATGGATGCATTCGGTATTGTATATTGAGAAGATGTTTTGAGTGACCCAATGAGCTCAATCTCTCAAATAAACTTCTCCCAAAGCCAGCTTCACGAGAAATCTGTGGAAAGAAACATAATagattttgaaaaaacattaaaagtgaaaaaaaaaaaaaaaaaaaaaaaagaaaaaaaaaagggggtaacCAAATAGCATTTACATACATTGCTTTCAACCATTGCTGGTAATTGGCACTCATCGCCAAAAAGAATAGCATGCCTTAAACCCGGAAGTTGCAATGGTATGGTTGACTCGCACTCCTTTAATTGTGCAGCTTCATCAATAACCATAATGCTCAGGGGTTGTTTCATTGGCACTGAGTGCAGCTTATAAGAACTTGAAGCAGTGCAAAAAAGTAAGGAAGCTTTTTGAAGACAATATTCCTCTATTGACTGTTTGCTCATATCGCTTAGACGGTCAAGCAAATTAAACGAACCATTAAAAGTCCTTAAAACAGATAGGCATTCGCTTCTCTTTTTATACAACAGGAATGGCATATCCATAGATGACAGAGATATATCTGCAGGTAATTTTGAACTAGAAAAAAGCTCATTCAGTACTTCAGATTCCACATTATCTTGAATCAGCAAGGTTTCAAAAGACTCAAGCAGGCCAATAAGAGAGACcatgttttggaaattttgttCTAGAAggtatttttttggtaaatgtGTACAAAAGACGATAATACAATTTTTGAGTGATGATGAAGCAGAAACAAATCTTTTCCTCAGAAAATCAAGAAATGAGttgatttcattttcattgTTGTGTTCTTTCTCTTTGAGTGATTCATTCTCCAAGAAGATATTATACTGAGAAACACAATCTTCAAGAAGATCAATCATTGAAGCAAAACAATGCCTCCAACCAGTCAGAGGTCCTAAGCACTCAGTAAGCCTTTTGACCCGATGATCCAAATGTATCTCTTCAATGTCTGAACCAAGTTGGAGCCGCTCCTTATTCCCAAATAAGAGAATATCTCCCATTGAGAAAAACAAAGCATCAATCCCAATGTCTCTTTCAAAGGATTCTTTCACCAGCTTTAGGGTCCGAGAAGCCATTTCTCTGATTGCAGCATTTGATGGGGCACAAGTAAGAGTCCTACATCCCTTTCTTAAAAGAGTAAAGAGCAATGTACTGagggtttttgttttccctGTACCCGGAGGACCCCATATAAGTTCCACAGCTGACTTGTGGACCTTGTGGTTGCAATGTATCTTATGGAGACATGCCAGAATTGCCTTGGTTTGGGGTTCATTCAGTTCAGAAGTAACACTAGTCCCAAATTTCTCATCCCAATTACCACCTCTCTGAGCACAACAGAGGCCACCATCTTCCTCAATCTGTTGTACaacatgagaaaaagaaaatactcagattgattgatttgattgtaattagaTTTGGTGGCATATACGCATGCATGaaatgaattaaattaaatcgAAATGAAATGctaaacttttttatattaaattacttACGAAAGAATTAGTGTTCAAAACGTTTTTGATAATCTCCAGATTCCCAGACATGTGCAAGGAATTCCATATTCTCTTGTTAGGGGTTGTATTtatcaagaaaatcagaaacaaTGATTTCTGGATCCCAATGTCTTCCAACTCCTTGACTGTAAAACTAGTATTCTCGTTTTCTTCATCCTCTGGGATTTTAGTGACCGTTACAAAAGCCCATTGGCATTCTGTTCTTTGTAAATCAGAAACATCCTCGGGTTTAGCATTTGCTAAAACTAATATATCTCCAGGCAACGTTTTGTAGGGCTCCTTGCCAAGAACACTGAATCTGTTTCTCCAGGAATCAACCTTAACATCATACAAATTCTTCCCATATGACTTAGATTCATCAAATGCGATTACTTCAGCAAAAGGAGCGTTTGATATAATCTCCATACTGGAATGCAGTTCTGCACGAGTTTCTTCCAGTAAGGGGTAAACGTATGACCCAAAATACTGATGAACAGATTCAAACTCCAGTGGAATATTTTCTACCTATAAAGAATCAAACAATAAGCTAAAATGCATGAATTAATCCACATTAACATGCAACTAAGAGAAGATAAAAGGCATTAATAAATCCATAGAAGCATGCAACAGCTTGTATTTGTTGTTCAGAACAGTAGTAAGTGAAATCGCCTACAACTAAAATTCCTTCTACCAACATATCACTCAATTAacctaaggaaaaaaaaaatgttaaaacaaATAGATGTCTTTTTGATGATGGGGAAAACAAATAGATGTTTTCATTAACCATTTAGTATAATTCAAAATCTTGAGAGCTTTCTCTATAGATAAGTGTTTGAGCAGCAGCCCGAAACCTATTTGAACAGGTATAATTCGGACAAGTGATTGTTAGAATGTCCCCATCTAGCCCACCTGTCAAGACATGTTCGAACAACCATTTAATACCAAAATTACGTCGTTTTGGATTaagtataggttatgtttacattggtttggttGGTTATGTTGAATTCTTTTGTAACACTTggcaaaaagataaaagtaatgtgaaattaatatattttcgaaAGATTagggcataaaaaaaaaattaaaacaagtcaaaaacacccaaaatcggtctaaattattttcaaaattgtttaaaatttgcCCTTATAGAGAGACCCAAGAAGGCCTAAAAAGCCTATTATCTACATGCAGATAGtggataataaccgcaataaccaCGCGGATGTGACTAGTAAAAACATGATACGGATGtgaatatctaaaagtgatatatgCATTTTGCGGATGCAATTGTGGatattgcaatttttatttttattttttagcatctCAATGTTTCATGGAGTATTAAATGCtataaattattcaaaaatttgTGATAAAGTCTCATGAGACAATATATAATAGATTGTAATAAActaaaggaaaaacttcacttataacttctaatctttcatcacttttacaattaagtact harbors:
- the LOC133879807 gene encoding helicase sen1-like — encoded protein: MEGGSSKTKRAAFNDRGGFLDTVLSWSLEDIYDENLYKNQVENIPLEFESVHQYFGSYVYPLLEETRAELHSSMEIISNAPFAEVIAFDESKSYGKNLYDVKVDSWRNRFSVLGKEPYKTLPGDILVLANAKPEDVSDLQRTECQWAFVTVTKIPEDEENENTSFTVKELEDIGIQKSLFLIFLINTTPNKRIWNSLHMSGNLEIIKNVLNTNSFIEEDGGLCCAQRGGNWDEKFGTSVTSELNEPQTKAILACLHKIHCNHKVHKSAVELIWGPPGTGKTKTLSTLLFTLLRKGCRTLTCAPSNAAIREMASRTLKLVKESFERDIGIDALFFSMGDILLFGNKERLQLGSDIEEIHLDHRVKRLTECLGPLTGWRHCFASMIDLLEDCVSQYNIFLENESLKEKEHNNENEINSFLDFLRKRFVSASSSLKNCIIVFCTHLPKKYLLEQNFQNMVSLIGLLESFETLLIQDNVESEVLNELFSSSKLPADISLSSMDMPFLLYKKRSECLSVLRTFNGSFNLLDRLSDMSKQSIEEYCLQKASLLFCTASSSYKLHSVPMKQPLSIMVIDEAAQLKECESTIPLQLPGLRHAILFGDECQLPAMVESNISREAGFGRSLFERLSSLGHSKHLLNIQYRMHPSISFFPSLKFYHNQILDSPNVKRKNHENHYLSWPMFGPYSFINIVGGREEKDDVGRSRRNMVEVAVVMKILLKLYKAWGGSEQKLSVGVISPYAAQVVAIQERLGPKYDNLDGFAVKVKSVDGFQGGEEDIIIISTVRCNSYRSIGFVSNPQRTNVALTRAR